The following proteins come from a genomic window of Citrobacter europaeus:
- the phnD gene encoding phosphonate ABC transporter substrate-binding protein, with protein MNYKAVAALAFTSMFSISTLLSPAHAEEQEKALNFGIISTESQQNLKPQWEPFLKDMEKSLGVKVNAFFAPDYAGIIQGMRFNKVDIAWYGNLSAMEAVDRANGQVFAQTVAADGSPGYWSVLIVNKDSPINNLNDLIAKRKDLTFGNGDPNSTSGYLVPGYYVFAKNNISASDFKRTVNAGHETNALAVANKQVDVATNNTENLDKLKTSAPDKLKELKVIWKSPLIPGDPIVWRKNLSETTKDKVYDFFMNYGKTPEQKTVLERLGWAPFRASSDLQLVPIRQLALFKEMQGVKDNKGLNEEEKTSKTSALKAQLDDLDRLTAALGAMTSVTKAVQ; from the coding sequence ATGAATTACAAGGCCGTTGCCGCGCTGGCGTTTACCAGCATGTTCAGCATCAGCACCTTGTTAAGCCCGGCGCATGCCGAAGAACAAGAGAAAGCGCTGAACTTTGGCATTATTTCGACCGAATCACAGCAAAACCTGAAGCCACAGTGGGAACCGTTCCTGAAGGACATGGAAAAATCGCTGGGCGTGAAAGTAAACGCCTTCTTCGCCCCGGACTACGCCGGGATCATCCAGGGAATGCGCTTTAACAAAGTTGATATCGCCTGGTACGGTAACCTCTCGGCAATGGAAGCGGTGGATCGCGCTAACGGACAAGTGTTTGCCCAGACCGTCGCCGCCGATGGATCCCCGGGTTACTGGAGCGTGTTGATCGTTAACAAAGACAGTCCGATCAACAATCTGAACGATCTGATCGCCAAACGTAAGGATCTGACCTTCGGCAACGGCGATCCTAACTCCACTTCAGGCTACCTCGTCCCCGGTTACTACGTCTTCGCCAAAAATAACATCTCCGCCAGCGACTTCAAACGTACCGTCAATGCCGGACATGAAACCAACGCCCTGGCCGTCGCCAACAAACAGGTCGATGTCGCCACTAACAACACCGAAAACCTCGACAAGCTGAAAACTTCCGCGCCGGACAAGCTGAAAGAGCTGAAGGTTATCTGGAAGTCACCGCTGATCCCGGGCGATCCGATCGTCTGGCGTAAAAACCTTTCCGAAACCACCAAGGACAAGGTGTACGACTTCTTTATGAATTACGGCAAAACGCCGGAACAGAAAACCGTACTGGAACGCCTGGGATGGGCACCGTTCCGCGCCTCCAGCGACTTACAACTGGTGCCGATTCGCCAACTGGCGCTGTTTAAAGAGATGCAGGGCGTGAAGGATAACAAAGGGCTGAACGAGGAAGAGAAAACCAGCAAAACCTCGGCGCTGAAAGCGCAGCTCGACGACCTTGACCGTCTGACCGCCGCACTGGGCGCCATGACCAGCGTCACCAAAGCGGTGCAGTGA